From a single Sinorhizobium sp. RAC02 genomic region:
- a CDS encoding MFS transporter yields MAPPRAAAYMAASTLLAMTQGFGLNLVAANIPQLQGPFGATSAEAVWLMAAYMAPNASLSIMLIKIRNQYGLRPFAELGIAVFLVVSVLHIFITDLQSAIVLRFFAGIAAAPLSSLGFLYMLEAFSPARKLTVGISLALTNIGLAAPLTRLISPTLIELGGVRALLHFEIALAMLSFSAIYLLPLTPPPRVKVIEKLDILSYLFIAVGFGAGAVILVTGRTYWWLEAQWIGELLVVMVGALTIAAVIELNRKTPLIDLRWLFSREMLHFTAVLILFRLMLAEQTAVAGNFFQITGLLNDQLTGLYGFVALATAAGGLVCAAIMKPGREPGLHMVALLLIGWGAFLDSHATNVTRPEQMYLSQAMIAAGGSLFLPPAIASGFTLALRKGPQYILSFIVVFLVTQSLGGLAGSAIFGSFITLREKFHSNILAQTMTLADPLVAARVSQLSAAYGHTIIDPAVLKAEGVALLTQQVTREANVLAHNDAFFVIALLAVGAATALAIHRIIVRIREASTRIGGEAAVEG; encoded by the coding sequence ATGGCACCGCCCCGCGCCGCCGCCTACATGGCGGCGTCGACGTTGCTCGCCATGACGCAGGGTTTCGGGCTGAATCTCGTCGCCGCCAACATTCCGCAGCTTCAGGGGCCGTTCGGCGCGACGAGCGCCGAGGCGGTCTGGCTGATGGCCGCCTACATGGCGCCCAACGCCTCGCTGTCGATCATGCTCATCAAGATCCGCAACCAGTATGGCCTGCGTCCCTTCGCCGAACTCGGCATTGCGGTCTTCCTCGTCGTATCGGTGCTGCACATTTTCATCACGGACCTCCAGTCCGCCATCGTGCTGCGCTTCTTCGCCGGCATCGCTGCCGCCCCGCTGTCCTCGCTCGGCTTCCTCTACATGCTGGAAGCCTTTTCGCCGGCGCGAAAACTGACGGTCGGCATTTCGCTGGCGCTGACCAATATCGGCCTTGCCGCCCCGCTGACGCGCCTGATCTCCCCAACGCTCATCGAACTCGGCGGGGTGAGGGCGCTCCTCCATTTCGAGATCGCTCTGGCCATGCTTTCCTTCTCGGCGATCTACCTTCTGCCCTTGACGCCGCCGCCGCGGGTCAAGGTCATCGAGAAGCTCGATATCCTGAGCTACCTCTTCATCGCCGTCGGTTTCGGGGCAGGCGCCGTCATCCTGGTGACGGGGCGAACCTACTGGTGGCTGGAGGCGCAATGGATCGGCGAGCTGCTGGTGGTCATGGTCGGTGCGCTCACCATTGCCGCCGTAATCGAACTCAATCGCAAGACGCCACTCATCGACCTGCGCTGGCTCTTTAGCCGCGAAATGCTGCATTTCACCGCCGTCTTGATCCTGTTCCGGCTGATGCTCGCCGAACAGACCGCCGTCGCCGGCAATTTCTTCCAGATCACCGGGCTGTTGAACGACCAGCTGACTGGCCTCTACGGTTTCGTGGCGCTGGCGACGGCTGCGGGCGGTCTCGTCTGCGCGGCGATCATGAAGCCCGGCCGCGAGCCTGGCCTGCACATGGTCGCGTTGCTCCTGATCGGCTGGGGCGCCTTTCTCGACAGCCATGCGACGAACGTGACGCGGCCCGAACAGATGTATCTGAGCCAGGCGATGATCGCGGCCGGCGGGAGCCTGTTCCTGCCTCCGGCCATCGCCTCCGGCTTCACGCTGGCGCTGCGCAAGGGGCCGCAATACATCCTGAGCTTCATCGTCGTCTTCCTGGTGACGCAGAGCCTCGGAGGCCTTGCCGGTTCCGCGATCTTCGGTTCCTTCATCACGCTGCGCGAAAAATTCCATTCGAATATCCTCGCCCAGACGATGACGCTCGCCGATCCGCTGGTCGCCGCCCGCGTCTCGCAGCTTTCCGCCGCCTATGGTCACACGATCATCGATCCCGCCGTGCTCAAGGCGGAAGGCGTGGCGCTGCTCACCCAGCAGGTGACGCGGGAGGCCAATGTGCTCGCCCACAATGACGCGTTCTTCGTCATCGCGCTCCTGGCGGTAGGAGCCGCCACCGCCCTTGCCATCCACAGGATTATCGTTCGTATCAGAGAGGCCAGCACCCGCATCGGCGGCGAAGCGGCCGTTGAAGGTTGA
- a CDS encoding MarR family transcriptional regulator, whose protein sequence is MNATDPRERLLDDLSRVQRKMRALFDARVKERGLTLPRARALLILGRGAELNQRELAEELDIETPTLVRLLDGMEKQGFIERRSVEGDRRAKQIAMTPRGAKVAEEVLDLARSLRADVLKSIPTGDMSTTVKVFAVMSENIAKSCRESVEA, encoded by the coding sequence ATGAACGCTACCGATCCGCGCGAACGCCTCCTCGATGATCTCTCCCGCGTCCAGCGCAAAATGCGCGCTTTGTTCGACGCGCGGGTGAAGGAGAGGGGGCTGACGCTTCCCCGCGCTCGTGCGCTTTTGATCCTCGGCCGTGGCGCCGAGCTGAACCAGCGGGAACTTGCCGAGGAACTCGATATCGAGACGCCGACGCTTGTGCGCCTGCTGGACGGCATGGAAAAGCAGGGCTTCATCGAGCGCCGATCCGTCGAGGGCGACCGCCGTGCCAAGCAGATCGCCATGACGCCGCGCGGCGCCAAGGTTGCTGAAGAGGTGCTGGATCTCGCCAGGTCGCTGCGCGCCGACGTTTTGAAGAGCATCCCGACCGGCGACATGTCGACCACCGTCAAGGTGTTTGCCGTCATGTCTGAAAACATCGCCAAGAGCTGTCGCGAGAGCGTCGAGGCATGA
- the pssA gene encoding CDP-diacylglycerol--serine O-phosphatidyltransferase: MDTPFPPYEPNGPNDEARGPRLREIPFRIIIPNLITVLAICAGLTGIRLAFENRYELAVGMVLLAAFLDGIDGRVARLLKATSKFGGQMDSLADIVNFGVAPALVLYVFILDQARSFGWIAALIYAIAAGLRLARFNVMAERETKAKWQSEYFVGVPAPAGAMLVLLPVYLGFLGITPSPLFGFLASGYTVLIGFLLVSRLPVWSGKSEGSRVRRDLVLPIILLVVLYVATLMSFTWETMVITVVAYLATLPFGARSWQRKYGGWSAPTTHGASEFPEEPDGS; encoded by the coding sequence ATGGACACTCCGTTTCCGCCCTATGAGCCGAATGGCCCGAACGACGAGGCCCGGGGCCCGCGCCTGCGCGAAATCCCGTTCCGCATCATCATTCCCAATCTCATCACGGTTCTTGCCATCTGCGCGGGCCTCACCGGCATCCGGCTGGCCTTCGAGAACCGCTACGAGCTGGCCGTCGGCATGGTGCTGCTCGCGGCCTTCCTCGACGGCATCGACGGGCGTGTCGCACGCCTTCTGAAGGCAACGTCGAAATTCGGCGGCCAGATGGACTCGCTTGCCGACATCGTCAATTTCGGCGTGGCGCCCGCACTCGTGCTCTACGTCTTCATTCTCGACCAGGCGCGCTCCTTCGGCTGGATCGCGGCGCTGATCTACGCCATCGCGGCGGGCCTGCGTCTCGCCCGCTTCAATGTCATGGCCGAGCGCGAGACCAAGGCGAAATGGCAGTCGGAATACTTTGTCGGCGTACCGGCGCCGGCGGGCGCCATGCTGGTGCTGCTGCCTGTCTATCTCGGTTTTCTCGGCATCACTCCAAGCCCGCTCTTCGGTTTCCTGGCATCCGGCTACACGGTGTTGATCGGCTTCCTGCTGGTGAGCCGCCTGCCGGTCTGGTCGGGCAAGTCGGAAGGCAGCCGCGTGCGCCGCGATCTCGTTTTGCCGATCATCCTGCTCGTCGTGCTCTATGTCGCCACCCTTATGAGCTTCACCTGGGAAACCATGGTGATCACCGTCGTCGCCTACCTTGCCACCCTGCCGTTCGGCGCCCGCTCCTGGCAGCGCAAGTATGGCGGCTGGAGCGCGCCGACCACCCACGGCGCAAGCGAATTCCCCGAGGAGCCGGACGGCTCCTAA
- a CDS encoding phosphatidylserine decarboxylase has product MSLVDTIRSTLVPIHREGWKFVAGFFVVSLLLGAAWEPLMWIGFVLTAWCAYFFRDPERMTPQDDDLVISPADGRVSAVALVTPPAELELGDEPMMRISVFMNVFNCHVNRAPMRGRVSRVAYRAGKFLNADLDKASQENERNGLVIESAHGPIGVVQIAGLVARRILCWTSMNDSLEAGERFGLIRFGSRLDVFLPAGVQPRVSVGQMAIAGETVLAEFGSDKGPVISRRG; this is encoded by the coding sequence ATGAGTTTGGTCGATACGATACGCAGCACCCTGGTGCCGATCCATCGGGAGGGCTGGAAGTTCGTGGCCGGCTTCTTCGTCGTCTCGCTGCTGCTCGGTGCGGCCTGGGAGCCGCTGATGTGGATCGGCTTCGTGCTCACCGCCTGGTGCGCCTATTTCTTCCGCGATCCCGAACGCATGACACCGCAGGACGACGACCTCGTCATCAGCCCGGCCGACGGGCGCGTCTCGGCGGTTGCCCTGGTGACGCCGCCGGCCGAGCTCGAACTCGGCGACGAGCCGATGATGCGCATCTCCGTCTTCATGAACGTCTTCAACTGCCACGTGAACCGTGCGCCGATGCGCGGCCGCGTCTCGCGCGTCGCCTACCGTGCCGGCAAATTCCTGAATGCCGATCTCGACAAGGCAAGCCAGGAGAACGAGCGCAACGGCCTCGTCATCGAGAGCGCGCATGGACCGATCGGCGTCGTGCAGATTGCCGGCCTCGTCGCACGCCGCATCCTGTGCTGGACCTCGATGAACGACAGCCTGGAGGCCGGAGAGCGTTTTGGTCTCATCCGCTTCGGCTCGCGTCTCGACGTGTTCCTGCCGGCGGGCGTCCAGCCGCGCGTCAGCGTCGGCCAGATGGCCATTGCCGGCGAGACGGTGCTGGCGGAATTTGGTTCGGACAAGGGCCCGGTCATCAGCCGTCGGGGGTAG
- a CDS encoding VOC family protein, with the protein MRDFATALAFFTEKLGFAVDFAYGEPPFYGVVERDHARLCLRQVTEPVFVGDIRAREELLSASITLDSAAAIKQLFLDYQAAGVAFHATLKTQPWGTRTFIVLDPDGNLILFAGPGE; encoded by the coding sequence GTGCGCGATTTCGCCACCGCCCTCGCCTTCTTCACGGAGAAGCTCGGCTTCGCCGTCGATTTCGCCTATGGCGAACCGCCCTTCTACGGCGTTGTCGAACGCGACCACGCGCGGCTGTGCCTGCGGCAGGTCACGGAACCGGTCTTCGTCGGCGATATCCGCGCACGTGAGGAACTGTTGTCGGCATCGATCACGCTCGACAGCGCAGCCGCCATCAAGCAACTCTTCCTCGACTATCAGGCGGCGGGCGTCGCCTTCCACGCGACCTTGAAGACGCAGCCCTGGGGCACGCGCACCTTTATCGTGCTCGATCCAGACGGCAACCTGATCCTGTTTGCCGGCCCCGGCGAGTGA
- a CDS encoding ABC transporter ATP-binding protein/permease encodes MATTKKTVSADSSNPFHTLVNLWPYMWPSDRPDLKMRVVWASVFLLLSKIVLLLVPYFFKWATDALNGKADAVALLPTFLLGAVMLVLAYNGARILQAGLNQLRDALFASVGQYAVRQLAYRTFVHLHRLSLRFHLERRTGGLSRVIERGTKGIETIVRFTILNSVPTFIEFLMTAAIFWWGYGLQYLLVTAVTVWLYIWFTVRASDWRISIRRSMNDSDTEANTKAIDSLLNFETVKYFGNEDMEARRFDQSMERYEKAATQVWTSLGWLNFGQALIFGVGMAIMMGMSALAVQRGEQSLGDFVFINAMLIQLAIPLNFIGFVYREIRQGLTDIEQMFDLLEVEQEVQDKPDATDLAVSDGAISFKDVHFAYDPARPILKGISFDVPAGKTVAVVGPSGAGKSTLSRLLYRFYDVQEGAVTIDGQDVRDVTQKSLRSVIGMVPQDTVLFNDTIAYNIRYGRPGASDADIMAAAEAAQIGPFIRHLPEGFKAMVGERGLKLSGGEKQRVAIARTILKSPPILILDEATSALDTRTEQEIQAALDVVSKNRTTLVIAHRLSTVISADEIIVLKDGVIAERGTHGELMQRDDGLYASMWNRQREAVQAEERLKQVRESDDLGIIVRGVPAAE; translated from the coding sequence GTGGCGACGACGAAAAAGACGGTTTCGGCCGATAGCAGCAACCCCTTTCACACGCTGGTGAACCTCTGGCCCTACATGTGGCCCTCCGACCGGCCGGACCTGAAGATGCGCGTCGTCTGGGCCTCGGTCTTCCTGCTCCTGTCGAAGATCGTGCTGCTGCTGGTGCCCTATTTCTTCAAATGGGCGACCGATGCGCTGAACGGCAAGGCGGACGCCGTGGCATTGCTGCCGACCTTCCTGCTCGGTGCGGTGATGCTGGTGCTTGCCTATAATGGCGCACGCATCCTGCAGGCCGGCCTCAACCAGCTGCGCGACGCGCTGTTTGCCAGCGTCGGGCAATATGCCGTGCGCCAGCTTGCCTACCGCACCTTCGTGCACCTGCACCGCCTGTCTTTGCGCTTCCATCTGGAACGGCGCACCGGCGGCCTGTCGCGCGTCATCGAGCGCGGCACCAAGGGCATCGAGACGATCGTGCGCTTCACGATCCTCAACAGCGTGCCGACCTTCATCGAATTCCTGATGACCGCCGCCATCTTCTGGTGGGGCTACGGGCTGCAATACTTGCTCGTCACCGCCGTCACCGTCTGGCTCTACATCTGGTTCACCGTTAGGGCGAGCGACTGGCGCATCTCCATCCGCCGTTCGATGAACGACAGCGACACCGAGGCGAACACGAAGGCGATCGACTCGCTGCTGAACTTCGAGACAGTCAAGTATTTCGGCAACGAGGACATGGAAGCGCGCCGCTTCGATCAATCCATGGAGCGCTACGAAAAGGCGGCGACCCAGGTCTGGACCTCGCTTGGCTGGCTGAACTTCGGCCAGGCGCTGATCTTCGGCGTCGGCATGGCGATCATGATGGGTATGTCGGCGCTTGCCGTGCAGCGCGGCGAGCAGTCGCTCGGCGATTTCGTCTTCATCAATGCCATGCTGATCCAGCTCGCCATCCCGCTCAATTTCATCGGGTTCGTCTACCGCGAAATCCGCCAGGGCCTGACGGATATCGAGCAGATGTTCGACCTGCTCGAGGTGGAGCAGGAGGTGCAGGACAAGCCGGATGCCACCGACCTCGCCGTCTCCGATGGGGCGATCTCCTTCAAGGATGTGCATTTCGCCTATGATCCGGCACGCCCGATCCTCAAGGGCATTTCCTTCGACGTGCCGGCGGGAAAAACCGTCGCCGTCGTCGGCCCCTCCGGTGCCGGCAAGTCAACGCTGTCGCGGCTGCTCTATCGGTTCTACGACGTGCAGGAAGGCGCGGTCACCATCGACGGGCAGGATGTGCGCGACGTGACGCAGAAAAGCCTGCGCTCGGTGATCGGCATGGTGCCGCAGGACACCGTGCTGTTCAACGACACGATCGCCTACAACATCCGTTACGGCCGGCCGGGTGCCAGCGACGCGGACATCATGGCTGCCGCTGAGGCCGCGCAGATCGGCCCGTTCATCCGCCACCTGCCCGAAGGGTTCAAGGCGATGGTCGGCGAGCGCGGCCTAAAACTCTCCGGCGGCGAGAAGCAGCGCGTCGCCATCGCCCGGACCATCCTGAAGAGCCCGCCGATCCTCATCCTCGACGAGGCGACCTCGGCGCTCGACACCCGCACTGAGCAGGAAATCCAGGCCGCACTCGACGTGGTCTCGAAGAACCGCACCACGCTCGTCATCGCGCACCGTCTCTCCACCGTCATCTCGGCCGACGAGATCATCGTGCTGAAGGACGGCGTGATCGCCGAGCGTGGCACGCATGGCGAATTGATGCAGCGCGACGACGGCCTCTATGCCTCCATGTGGAACCGCCAGCGCGAGGCGGTCCAGGCTGAAGAGCGGCTGAAGCAGGTGCGCGAGAGCGACGATCTCGGCATCATCGTGCGTGGTGTGCCGGCGGCCGAGTGA
- a CDS encoding LysM peptidoglycan-binding domain-containing protein, giving the protein MKNKTGLVALIVLAAATLLMVFFVLPNMNKDKPAETTVANLVDKPAEGGGETTTAEGKQSRPATAETATSGEVTTEVEKPAAGTATGTETATQETAKAETTPADPTTGWVTPAFDLLRVEPDGSTVIAGRGQPNTKLEIKNGETVVATADIGPSGDFAAVFDQPLAAGDYQLTLNTKDDKGVAKTSEEVATVSVPTNSSGELLAMVSKPGEASRLITVPETAEKAVGEAAGAAQKSVEQAAGETASAVGEVATNPEEKAAAATATDGQAAGTQTALATGEGTQPSGEVATADTAATAADATDAATKAQARVSAVELEGERMFIAGTAKPGALVRIYADDTLVGEAKADEAGRYVADGAINLTVGRHTVRADVMSPDGSKVDFRASVPFDRPEGEQVAVVAQDDATGNTSPALGLIGGGMFDKLRSEADKAIALLKGLYANGKMPTAEELAAARSATEIALKSLSEFKPGAEEGEAAREMAAKASAAATSALARLQALPSDAAAVGAALGSIETAVADALAPAIEKAETVVKAASSAADTSIEGMAAQVTVLQQQFVTLFSEGRNAAPAEIQTARTALEAALKGITGFAPPAGAAADVAAAIAKLKGWASTALDRLAAVPAGAGKEAYQQALAALEGMPALTAATANVVATATEGVGGAPVAETTSPAEDTTTAGGTASATGSETGTVAGGTGTGTAAGSGEAVAEEPETVEQAPLQASKTSVIIRRGDTLWQISRRIYGKGVRYTTIYLANEAQITDPDRIIPGQVFGVPDKAMETDAEAEKMHRKHVRGN; this is encoded by the coding sequence ATGAAGAACAAGACGGGTCTGGTGGCCTTGATCGTGCTGGCGGCGGCAACGCTGCTCATGGTTTTCTTCGTGCTGCCCAACATGAACAAGGACAAGCCGGCGGAAACGACCGTCGCAAACCTGGTCGACAAACCGGCCGAAGGTGGCGGTGAGACCACGACGGCCGAGGGCAAGCAGTCCCGCCCGGCGACGGCCGAAACCGCGACCAGCGGCGAGGTGACGACCGAGGTCGAGAAGCCGGCTGCCGGCACCGCAACCGGGACGGAGACCGCGACCCAGGAAACGGCCAAGGCCGAGACGACGCCGGCCGACCCCACAACCGGCTGGGTCACGCCCGCCTTCGATCTGCTGCGTGTCGAGCCGGACGGTTCCACGGTGATTGCAGGTCGCGGCCAGCCGAACACCAAGCTGGAAATCAAGAATGGCGAAACCGTCGTCGCGACGGCCGATATCGGCCCGTCCGGCGATTTCGCCGCCGTCTTCGACCAGCCGCTCGCGGCGGGGGATTACCAGCTGACCCTCAACACCAAGGACGACAAGGGCGTTGCCAAGACCTCCGAAGAGGTTGCAACCGTCTCCGTGCCGACGAACAGCAGCGGCGAGCTGCTCGCCATGGTCTCCAAGCCAGGCGAGGCAAGCCGTCTGATCACCGTGCCGGAAACCGCCGAGAAGGCTGTTGGCGAGGCCGCTGGGGCGGCCCAGAAGTCTGTCGAACAGGCGGCCGGCGAAACGGCATCGGCCGTAGGCGAGGTTGCGACGAACCCTGAAGAGAAGGCCGCAGCTGCGACCGCTACCGATGGGCAAGCCGCGGGCACGCAAACCGCTCTGGCAACGGGCGAAGGCACCCAGCCGTCCGGCGAGGTCGCGACGGCTGATACGGCCGCCACCGCGGCGGACGCCACCGACGCCGCCACGAAGGCGCAGGCCCGTGTTTCGGCCGTCGAGCTGGAGGGTGAGCGCATGTTCATCGCCGGCACGGCCAAGCCCGGCGCGCTCGTGCGCATCTATGCTGACGACACGCTTGTCGGCGAGGCGAAGGCCGACGAAGCCGGCCGCTACGTGGCCGATGGCGCGATTAACCTTACGGTCGGTCGCCACACGGTCCGCGCCGATGTGATGAGCCCGGACGGCAGCAAGGTCGATTTCCGCGCCTCCGTTCCGTTCGACCGGCCGGAGGGCGAGCAGGTTGCCGTGGTGGCGCAGGACGATGCAACCGGCAACACCAGCCCGGCGCTCGGCCTCATCGGCGGCGGCATGTTCGACAAGCTGCGCAGTGAAGCCGACAAGGCGATCGCGCTGTTGAAGGGCCTGTACGCGAACGGCAAGATGCCGACCGCCGAAGAGTTGGCTGCCGCCCGCTCTGCCACGGAAATCGCCTTGAAGTCGCTGTCCGAGTTCAAGCCTGGCGCAGAAGAGGGCGAAGCGGCACGCGAGATGGCCGCCAAGGCCTCCGCCGCGGCAACCTCTGCGCTTGCCCGCCTCCAGGCCCTGCCGAGCGATGCCGCTGCCGTTGGCGCCGCCCTGGGGTCGATCGAGACGGCCGTTGCCGATGCGCTGGCACCGGCCATCGAGAAGGCTGAAACCGTGGTCAAGGCTGCGTCGTCCGCTGCCGATACCTCCATCGAGGGCATGGCCGCGCAGGTGACTGTCCTGCAGCAGCAGTTCGTCACGCTGTTCTCCGAGGGCCGCAATGCGGCGCCGGCGGAGATCCAGACCGCCCGCACGGCGCTCGAAGCTGCACTCAAGGGCATCACCGGTTTTGCGCCGCCGGCCGGCGCAGCCGCGGATGTGGCGGCGGCCATCGCGAAGCTGAAGGGCTGGGCCTCGACGGCACTCGACCGCCTCGCTGCCGTACCGGCCGGCGCTGGCAAGGAAGCCTACCAGCAGGCGCTTGCCGCCCTCGAAGGCATGCCCGCGCTCACCGCCGCAACGGCGAATGTCGTGGCGACCGCAACCGAAGGCGTCGGCGGCGCGCCAGTCGCCGAAACCACGAGCCCGGCAGAGGACACGACGACGGCCGGCGGCACTGCGTCCGCGACCGGGAGCGAGACCGGCACGGTCGCCGGTGGCACTGGCACCGGCACTGCTGCGGGCAGCGGCGAAGCGGTTGCGGAAGAGCCCGAAACCGTCGAGCAGGCGCCGCTTCAAGCCAGCAAGACCTCGGTCATCATCCGTCGCGGCGATACGCTGTGGCAGATCTCCCGCCGCATCTACGGCAAGGGCGTGCGCTACACGACGATTTACCTCGCCAACGAGGCCCAGATCACCGATCCGGACCGCATCATTCCCGGCCAGGTCTTCGGCGTGCCGGACAAGGCGATGGAAACCGACGCGGAAGCCGAGAAGATGCACCGCAAGCACGTGCGCGGGAATTGA
- a CDS encoding TIGR00730 family Rossman fold protein, whose product MSEQTLPIRSVCVYCGSQPGRDSSYIAAGRRLGQAMAENHLRLVYGGGTKGIMGAVASGVLSHGGRVTGIIPQFLVDMEATRHSLGQLSELIITPDMHERKHKMFDRADAFVALPGGIGTLEEIVEVMTWAQLGRHRKPMVFANIGGFWDPMLKLIRHMADEGFIHTAHLVQPLVIDDPEEIVAALVDHWAGQVDRDGEADIIARL is encoded by the coding sequence ATGAGTGAACAAACCTTGCCGATTCGATCCGTCTGCGTTTACTGCGGCTCCCAGCCGGGCCGTGATTCGTCCTATATCGCCGCCGGGCGACGTCTGGGCCAGGCGATGGCCGAAAACCATCTGCGCCTCGTCTATGGCGGCGGCACGAAGGGCATCATGGGGGCGGTCGCCAGCGGCGTGCTCTCGCATGGCGGCCGCGTCACGGGCATTATACCGCAATTCCTCGTGGATATGGAGGCCACCCGTCATTCACTGGGCCAGCTCAGCGAATTGATCATCACGCCCGACATGCACGAGCGCAAACACAAGATGTTCGATCGCGCCGACGCGTTCGTGGCGCTACCGGGCGGCATCGGCACGCTGGAAGAAATCGTCGAGGTGATGACCTGGGCGCAGCTCGGCCGCCACCGCAAGCCGATGGTCTTTGCCAATATCGGCGGCTTCTGGGATCCGATGCTGAAGCTCATCCGCCACATGGCGGACGAAGGCTTCATCCATACCGCCCATCTCGTCCAGCCGCTCGTCATCGACGATCCGGAAGAGATCGTCGCAGCGCTCGTCGATCATTGGGCGGGACAGGTCGACCGCGACGGCGAAGCGGACATTATCGCGCGCCTCTGA
- the rarD gene encoding EamA family transporter RarD gives MADANSSSGLQTGDSPRGFAFALTAYVLWGFLPFFMKAVAHIPASEVVAHRIVWSVPLAGLVLIWLGRTGDIKAALRSPRMLAMATLTATLITVNWGIYVWAIGAGRTIETALGYYINPLFSIFLGAVLLKEKPDPAQMVAIGLAACAVAILAFDAGGLPWVSLGLCLSWGFYAFFRKTLPIGPNQGFFLEVLLLSVPATGYIIWLESTGQGHFGDTGMTDVLWLLATGVITAIPLMIYANGAKLLRLSTIGIMQYIAPTMIFIIAVFVFGEPFGTTKLIAFVLIWAALFLYSGSMLRSARARRAAAAELKPAE, from the coding sequence ATGGCCGACGCGAATTCCTCCAGCGGTCTCCAAACCGGCGATTCGCCGCGCGGTTTTGCCTTTGCCTTGACCGCCTATGTGCTGTGGGGCTTCCTGCCTTTCTTCATGAAGGCCGTCGCCCACATTCCGGCTTCGGAAGTGGTGGCGCACCGCATCGTCTGGTCGGTGCCGCTGGCCGGCCTCGTGCTGATCTGGCTCGGCCGCACGGGGGATATCAAGGCGGCACTGCGCTCACCGCGCATGCTTGCCATGGCGACGTTGACGGCCACGCTGATCACCGTCAACTGGGGCATCTATGTCTGGGCGATCGGCGCCGGCCGCACCATCGAGACGGCGCTCGGCTACTATATCAATCCGCTCTTCTCGATCTTCCTAGGCGCGGTCCTGCTGAAGGAAAAGCCGGACCCGGCGCAGATGGTGGCGATCGGGCTTGCTGCCTGCGCGGTGGCGATCCTCGCCTTCGATGCGGGCGGCCTGCCATGGGTGTCGCTCGGCCTCTGCCTGTCCTGGGGTTTTTACGCCTTCTTCCGCAAGACATTGCCGATCGGACCGAACCAGGGCTTCTTCCTCGAGGTGCTGCTGCTCAGCGTGCCGGCGACCGGCTATATCATCTGGCTGGAATCGACGGGGCAGGGCCATTTCGGCGATACCGGCATGACGGACGTGCTCTGGTTGCTCGCCACCGGCGTCATCACGGCCATTCCGCTGATGATCTACGCCAATGGTGCCAAGCTGTTGCGCCTCTCCACCATCGGCATCATGCAGTATATCGCCCCGACGATGATCTTCATCATCGCCGTCTTCGTCTTCGGCGAACCCTTCGGCACCACCAAGCTGATCGCCTTCGTGCTGATCTGGGCAGCCCTGTTCCTCTATTCCGGCTCGATGCTGCGCTCTGCGCGGGCAAGGCGTGCCGCGGCGGCGGAATTGAAGCCGGCGGAGTGA